A region of Pempheris klunzingeri isolate RE-2024b chromosome 15, fPemKlu1.hap1, whole genome shotgun sequence DNA encodes the following proteins:
- the bcl10 gene encoding B-cell lymphoma/leukemia 10 isoform X2, with amino-acid sequence MEAPHLTEDEMAEIKKDVLNRLRHYLCEKIRAERHLDYLRSRRILTRDDAEEISCRTTQTKRTAHMLDILAENPRGLDALTDSIRELRSQNFIITKITDEVQRAKNEKIESLRAASSSPSDHTLSPPSNLPTTFSNNSTLLFHPDGERSPSISDVAGSLNLPSLQIGGGLPSGAGASITTASSTASSSLPRPGDPGAPPLPDEVMVESPSNIDAGAPGCTSTGGDPNFQPLRSRSLTPTSQRSIF; translated from the exons ATGGAGGCTCCTCATCTCACTGAAGATGAAATGGCAGAGATTAAAAAAGAC GTGCTGAACAGGCTGCGGCACTACCTCTGCGAGAAGATCAGGGCCGAACGCCACCTGGACTACCTGCGCTCTCGCAGGATCCTGACGCGAGACGACGCGGAGGAAATCAGCTGCAGGACCACACAGACCAAGAGGACGGCCCATATGTTGGACATACTGGCCGAGAACCCCCGGGGCCTGGACGCCTTGACCGACTCCATAAGGGAGTTGCGCTCACAGAACTTCATCATCACCAAGATCACAGATGAGGTGCAAAGGGCCAAAAACGAGAAGATCGAATCGCTCAGAG CGGCTTCCAGCTCCCCATCAGACCATACCCTCAGCCCTCCCAGCAACCTCCCCACAACGTTTTCAAACAACTCCACCCTGCTCTTCCACCCAGACGGAGAGCGAAGCCCCTCCATTTCAGACGTAGCAGGCTCCCTAAATCTGCCGTCGTTACAGATAGGTGGAGGCTTGCCCTCTGGGGCTGGTGCCAGCATCACCACAGCTTCCTCCacagcctcctccagcctccCGAGGCCCGGTGATCCAGGAGCTCCTCCGCTGCCCGACGAGGTGATGGTCGAATCCCCCTCCAACATAGATGCCGGAGCGCCGGGGTGCACCAGCACCGGAGGGGACCCAAACTTCCAGCCCCTCCGGTCGCGCTCGCTCACCCCAACGTCACAAAGGAGCATCTTTTAA
- the bcl10 gene encoding B-cell lymphoma/leukemia 10 isoform X1, which produces MEAPHLTEDEMAEIKKDVLNRLRHYLCEKIRAERHLDYLRSRRILTRDDAEEISCRTTQTKRTAHMLDILAENPRGLDALTDSIRELRSQNFIITKITDEVQRAKNEKIESLRAAASSSPSDHTLSPPSNLPTTFSNNSTLLFHPDGERSPSISDVAGSLNLPSLQIGGGLPSGAGASITTASSTASSSLPRPGDPGAPPLPDEVMVESPSNIDAGAPGCTSTGGDPNFQPLRSRSLTPTSQRSIF; this is translated from the exons ATGGAGGCTCCTCATCTCACTGAAGATGAAATGGCAGAGATTAAAAAAGAC GTGCTGAACAGGCTGCGGCACTACCTCTGCGAGAAGATCAGGGCCGAACGCCACCTGGACTACCTGCGCTCTCGCAGGATCCTGACGCGAGACGACGCGGAGGAAATCAGCTGCAGGACCACACAGACCAAGAGGACGGCCCATATGTTGGACATACTGGCCGAGAACCCCCGGGGCCTGGACGCCTTGACCGACTCCATAAGGGAGTTGCGCTCACAGAACTTCATCATCACCAAGATCACAGATGAGGTGCAAAGGGCCAAAAACGAGAAGATCGAATCGCTCAGAG CAGCGGCTTCCAGCTCCCCATCAGACCATACCCTCAGCCCTCCCAGCAACCTCCCCACAACGTTTTCAAACAACTCCACCCTGCTCTTCCACCCAGACGGAGAGCGAAGCCCCTCCATTTCAGACGTAGCAGGCTCCCTAAATCTGCCGTCGTTACAGATAGGTGGAGGCTTGCCCTCTGGGGCTGGTGCCAGCATCACCACAGCTTCCTCCacagcctcctccagcctccCGAGGCCCGGTGATCCAGGAGCTCCTCCGCTGCCCGACGAGGTGATGGTCGAATCCCCCTCCAACATAGATGCCGGAGCGCCGGGGTGCACCAGCACCGGAGGGGACCCAAACTTCCAGCCCCTCCGGTCGCGCTCGCTCACCCCAACGTCACAAAGGAGCATCTTTTAA